DNA from Magnetococcales bacterium:
AGGGCCCGGCCCACGATCACGCTCATGGCGTAATCGAGGTAGGAGCGCTCCATCTCTTCTTCGATATTGACGGGAACCAACCCGTCCTCTCTGTCAGCCGTCGTCACGTGCCTAACTCTTCCACATCCCGGCGTGAAAGCCCCCAGGGCCAGGGTGAAACCACCCTTTTCGCTCCCGCCCGGACCACGGCAGCGAAACGGGAACATTCTATCAGGAATCGCTTCAGGACGCACCCCGTCTCATGTCATCCTCTTCTAACTTTGGCTGGGGTTGCGCGGAAGACGATGAAAGAGTAAACGTACATTAAGAAATTGATCCATCCGGCTACCGACCTGAAAGGTCGGGCCATTGCCCTGCCGAGAGACACAAGCCGATGCCGACCGTCGAGGGAGCCCTGAACTTTTTCCTTATCGATGACGATACGGAGCTGCTCACCGTCCTGGCCGAGCTGCTGCGGGGGGCGGGACATCGGGTCACGACCTTTTCCTCCGGTCTGGAGGCCCTGGCCCAGGTCCGGGAAGCGGCGCCCGACTGTTTGATCGTGGACCTGATGATGCCGGACATGGACGGGTTCGATCTGTGCCACCGTTTGTGCGGGGATCCGAGCATGCCCCGGCTCAAGGTCATCGTCCTCTCCATGAAGGCCTACGAGTTCGACCGGCAGCGGGTTTTCGCCCTCGGCGCGGACGGTTTCCTGACCAAGCCCATCCGCGCGGATCTTTTCGTCGAGCAGGTGACGGCCATTCTGGCGGAGCATGTGGATCTGACCTACTGGGGGGTGCGGGGCACCCTGCCGGTTCCGGGGCCCAGCTCGCTGATCTACGGCGGCAATACCTCCTGCGTGACCATGCGTTTGCCCGACGGCAACTATTTCATCTTCGACGCCGGTTCGGGCATCAAGAATCTGGGCAGCCATCTGATGCAAGCCAAACACCGGGGTTTCAAGGCGCGTATTTTCATTTCGCATCCCCATTGGGACCACATCAACGCCTTGCCCTTTTTCGCCCCGCTTTATGTAGCGGGCAACGAGTTCGAGATTCTCGGGGCCTCCCACGGGGATGTCTCCATGCGGGAGCTGATCTCCGCCCAGATGGACGGGGTCTATTTCCCCATTCAGATCAAAGCCTTCAGCGCCAGGGTCTATTTCCACAATCTCAAGGAGGAGACCCTCTCCTTCGGGGATACCACGGTGCGCACCATGTTGCTCAACCATCCGGGCAACTGTCTGGGCTACCGGGTGAGCTATCATGGCCGCAGCATCGTTTACCTCACCGACCACGAGCTTCTGCCTCGGGATCATGCCCATTACAACGCCCGTTACATGGAACGTCTGGCGGAGTTCGTGCGGGGCTGCGACGTGCTGATTTCGGATACCACCTACACCGAGGAGGAGTACGCCAAACGGCATCTCTGGGGGCACTCCTCCGTGACCGAGGTGGCGCGTCTGGCGCATCGGGCCGGTGTGGGGGCCCTGCATCTTTTCCATCACGATCCGGACCAGGACGACACCGCCATTGCCGCCAAGCTGGAGGAGGCGCGGAGCGTGTTGTCGGCCATGGATTCGGATTGTCTCTGCGAGGCACCGAAAGAGGGGCAGCATTTCGAAGTGTGATTCCTACGGGGGTCCGGGGGGGATTATCCCCCCCGGCGGGGTTCGGGGCGGCGCCCCGA
Protein-coding regions in this window:
- a CDS encoding response regulator; translated protein: MPTVEGALNFFLIDDDTELLTVLAELLRGAGHRVTTFSSGLEALAQVREAAPDCLIVDLMMPDMDGFDLCHRLCGDPSMPRLKVIVLSMKAYEFDRQRVFALGADGFLTKPIRADLFVEQVTAILAEHVDLTYWGVRGTLPVPGPSSLIYGGNTSCVTMRLPDGNYFIFDAGSGIKNLGSHLMQAKHRGFKARIFISHPHWDHINALPFFAPLYVAGNEFEILGASHGDVSMRELISAQMDGVYFPIQIKAFSARVYFHNLKEETLSFGDTTVRTMLLNHPGNCLGYRVSYHGRSIVYLTDHELLPRDHAHYNARYMERLAEFVRGCDVLISDTTYTEEEYAKRHLWGHSSVTEVARLAHRAGVGALHLFHHDPDQDDTAIAAKLEEARSVLSAMDSDCLCEAPKEGQHFEV